The genomic stretch ATGACGTGATCGCCTTCGAGGGCGCGGATCTTCGCGACGAAGTCTTCGGGCAGCGGCGCGCTCTTGCCACTTTCCTGATGGGCGTTGACCCAGGTGATCTCTCCGGTGGCGCGGAGCTGGTCATCGCCCTTGCCGAAGATCCCCATTTCAAAACGCACGCTCGAGCGGCCGATTTCTGCGGCGCGGGCGCCCACTTCGATCTCTTCATCGAAACGCACGGGCGCCTTGAACTCCACCAGCGCGCGGACGACGTGGAAGTCCTCGCCCGCCTCGATCTGCCCCTGATAGGAATAGGGCAGCGCGCGCATGTATTCGGTCATCGCACAATCGAAATAGGTCAGGTAGTGGGCGTTGAAGACGATGCCCTGGGCATCGACCTCTGCGTAGCGGACCCGCAGCGGATAGAAGAACTGGAAATCCGAGCGCGAGACCATCAGAAGACCTTTCCGGGGAGATACTTGGTGGTGAAGGCCTGCTTGGGCTTGGCGCTTCCCTTCTCGATCATGCCGAGTTCGACGAGCTGGTTGTTGAGCATCTTCCAGCGCTCCAGGCTCATCGTTCCGATCCCGGCTTCCTTGGCCTCGGGATCGAGCACCATGG from Chrysiogenia bacterium encodes the following:
- a CDS encoding acyl-CoA thioesterase yields the protein MVSRSDFQFFYPLRVRYAEVDAQGIVFNAHYLTYFDCAMTEYMRALPYSYQGQIEAGEDFHVVRALVEFKAPVRFDEEIEVGARAAEIGRSSVRFEMGIFGKGDDQLRATGEITWVNAHQESGKSAPLPEDFVAKIRALEGDHVIRKS